A window of Elgaria multicarinata webbii isolate HBS135686 ecotype San Diego chromosome 2, rElgMul1.1.pri, whole genome shotgun sequence contains these coding sequences:
- the LOC134393688 gene encoding pleckstrin homology-like domain family A member 2: protein MKGPAPAASSEVIRQGELEKRSDSLFQLWKRKLVVLSKDSLSLFSPEGGGGGGKARAKELRFGAIQKVDCVERTGKYVYFTIVTTDHKEIDFRCPGESCWNASITMALIDFQNKRAIQDFKSRQEAAEQAAAGTRDRRLARAP, encoded by the coding sequence ATGAAGGGCCCGGCGCCGGCCGCGTCGTCGGAGGTGATCCGCCAAGGCGAGCTGGAGAAGCGCAGCGACAGCCTCTTCCAGCTGTGGAAGAGGAAGCTGGTGGTGCTGAGCAAGGACAGCCTGAGCCTCTTCTCGcccgagggcggcggcggcggcggcaaggcccGCGCCAAGGAGCTGCGCTTCGGCGCCATCCAGAAGGTGGACTGCGTGGAGCGCACGGGCAAGTACGTGTACTTCACCATCGTCACCACGGACCACAAGGAGATCGACTTTCGGTGCCCGGGCGAGAGCTGCTGGAACGCCTCCATCACCATGGCGCTCATCGACTTCCAGAACAAGCGCGCCATCCAGGACTTCAAGAGCCGCCAGGAGGCCGCCGAGCAGGCGGCCGCCGGCACCCGCGACAGGCGCCTCGCCCGCGCCCCTTGA